Proteins from a single region of Peromyscus eremicus chromosome 9, PerEre_H2_v1, whole genome shotgun sequence:
- the Fbxo34 gene encoding F-box only protein 34 isoform X3 produces MHLKPYWKLQKRELPLEVSKDTLRTPVSPQNSVSDEKGKANYVKPTVFPPASLGKAPSRKPFGILSPNVLCSMSGKSPVENSLNVKAKKNVPSATVHQSEEEGLPGSWAIVKPGNTKEKIAFFAAHQCSSRMIGSMKIKSSWDIDGRATKRRKKSGDLKRAKVHLERMREINGQCYQPEPFACGIEHCSVHYVGDSGDGVYTGRPLSVIQMVAFLEQRATALLASCAKTCTNSPAIVKITGQSRGVPPEPFCAPGTCEEPTERGNFEAGRPQSEPVRVLDMVARLESECLKHQGQREPGTLSRNNSFHRHVGRVLLTSGAQASDQKEKGTKEDDDDDDDDDAPDLEVHPMQSVSVSEGPSTADCCSVSDQAWDATSQGCPSLPAGVSFHVDSAELEPGQQTAVNNCSRHDIEMTGEFEELPFSSHTCLQATELPTTAVSCMSRALVPLGSHSPDQRKEPVCISITVCTVEKAQPSALDPLEEPLPGMLFFLSPGQDQQERASQLNEHTTQEASEASKPQDAGEGNRVCKEKEVSVEPSVPAASLVDSTSPVLEASSWKKQVSQDFLETRFKIQQLLEPQQYMVCLPHHIMVKIFRLLPTRSLAVLKCTCRYFKFIIEYYNIRPADSRWVRDPRYREDPCKQCKKKYVKGDVSLCRWHPKPYCQALPYGPGYWMCCHRSQKGFPGCKLGLHDNHWLPACHSFNRALHKKARGSETEEEY; encoded by the coding sequence ATGCACCTTAAGCCATACTGGAAACTCCAAAAGAGAGAGCTCCCTCTCGAAGTCAGCAAGGACACCCTGCGAACGCCTGTGAGCCCCCAGAACTCTGTCAGTGATGAAAAGGGCAAAGCTAACTACGTGAAACCAACTGTCTTTCCTCCAGCCTCCCTTGGCAAAGCACCATCTAGAAAACCTTTTGGGATCCTTTCTCCAAATGTTCTGTGCAGTATGAGTGGGAAGAGTCCTGTGGAGAACAGCTTGAATGTGAAAGCCAAAAAGAATGTGCCGTCTGCAACAGTACACCAGAGTGAGGAAGAAGGACTGCCTGGGAGCTGGGCTATCGTCAAGCCTGGGAATACGAAGGAGAAGATTGCATTCTTTGCAGCCCACCAGTGCAGCAGTAGGATGATAGGGTCTATGAAGATCAAGAGCTCCTGGGATATCGATGGGAGAGCcactaaaagaaggaaaaagtcaGGGGATCTTAAGAGAGCCAAGGTGCACTTAGAAAGGATGCGAGAAATCAACGGTCAGTGCTACCAGCCGGAGCCCTTTGCGTGTGGCATCGAGCACTGTTCTGTGCATTATGTCGGTGACAGTGGGGATGGCGTCTATACGGGGCGGCCTCTGTCGGTGATACAGATGGTCGCCTTCCTTGAGCAGAGGGCCACTGCTCTGCTAGCTAGCTGTGCAAAAACCTGCACAAATTCGCCTGCTATTGTGAAGATTACTGGCCAGTCCCGAGGTGTGCCACCTGAGCCCTTCTGTGCTCCAGGAACCTGTGAAGAACCCACGGAAAGAGGGAATTTTGAGGCTGGCAGGCCACAGAGCGAGCCAGTCCGTGTCCTTGACATGGTAGCCAGGCTGGAGTCCGAGTGTCTAAAGCACCAGGGCCAGCGGGAACCTGGGACCCTGTCACGGAATAACAGCTTCCATCGGCATGTCGGCAGGGTGCTGCTCACCAGTGGTGCTCAGGCCAGTGACCAAAAGGAAAAGGGCACCAAAgaagacgacgacgacgacgacgacgacgacgcaCCTGACCTCGAGGTGCATCCCATGCAGTCAGTGTCTGTGAGCGAAGGACCCTCCACAGCTGACTGTTGCTCTGTGAGTGACCAGGCCTGGGATGCTACGTCTCAGGGCTGTCCCTCACTGCCAGCGGGTGTGAGCTTTCATGTGGACAGTGCAGAATTAGAGCCCGGTCAGCAAACAGCTGTGAACAACTGCAGCAGGCATGACATAGAAATGACAGGTGAATTTGAAGAATTGCCCTTTTCTTCTCACACTTGTCTCCAAGCCACCGAATTGCCCACAACTGCTGTCAGCTGTATGAGTAGAGCCCTTGTTCCACTCGGGAGCCACAGTCCTGACCAGAGAAAGGAACCTGTGTGCATCAGCATCACTGTGTGCACAGTAGAGAAAGCCCAGCCTTCTGCTTTAGACCCCCTTGAAGAGCCTCTTCCAGGGATGCTGTTTTTCCTGTCACCGGGACAGGACCAGCAAGAGCGCGCCTCCCAGTTGAACGAACACACAACACAGGAGGCTTCGGAGGCCAGTAAGCCTCAAGATGCTGGTGAGGGCAACCGTGTCTGCAAGGAGAAAGAGGTTTCTGTGGAGCCATCTGTCCCGGCAGCCTCTCTGGTGGACAGTACATCACCAGTGCTTGAGGCATCCAGTTGGAAGAAGCAGGTGTCTCAGGATTTCCTGGAGACCAGGTTTAAAATCCAGCAACTTCTGGAGCCTCAGCAATACATGGTATGCCTGCCTCACCACATCATGGTTAAAATCTTCAGGTTACTCCCCACCAGGAGTTTAGCGGTTCTTAAATGTACCTGCCGCTATTTCAAGTTCATCATCGAATACTACAACATCAGGCCAGCAGATTCTCGGTGGGTTCGAGACCCACGCTATCGAGAAGACCCCTGCAAGCAGTGCAAGAAAAAGTATGTGAAAGGGGACGTGTCCCTGTGCCGGTGGCACCCCAAACCTTACTGCCAGGCCTTGCCGTACGGGCCTGGGTACTGGATGTGCTGCCACCGGTCTCAGAAGGGCTTTCCTGGCTGTAAGCTGGGCCTCCATGACAATCACTGGCTACCCGCCTGCCACAGCTTCAATCGGGCACTCCATAAGAAGGCACGAGGGAGCGAGACGGAAGAGGAGTACTGA
- the Fbxo34 gene encoding F-box only protein 34 isoform X2, producing the protein MASVMHLKPYWKLQKRELPLEVSKDTLRTPVSPQNSVSDEKGKANYVKPTVFPPASLGKAPSRKPFGILSPNVLCSMSGKSPVENSLNVKAKKNVPSATVHQSEEEGLPGSWAIVKPGNTKEKIAFFAAHQCSSRMIGSMKIKSSWDIDGRATKRRKKSGDLKRAKVHLERMREINGQCYQPEPFACGIEHCSVHYVGDSGDGVYTGRPLSVIQMVAFLEQRATALLASCAKTCTNSPAIVKITGQSRGVPPEPFCAPGTCEEPTERGNFEAGRPQSEPVRVLDMVARLESECLKHQGQREPGTLSRNNSFHRHVGRVLLTSGAQASDQKEKGTKEDDDDDDDDDAPDLEVHPMQSVSVSEGPSTADCCSVSDQAWDATSQGCPSLPAGVSFHVDSAELEPGQQTAVNNCSRHDIEMTGEFEELPFSSHTCLQATELPTTAVSCMSRALVPLGSHSPDQRKEPVCISITVCTVEKAQPSALDPLEEPLPGMLFFLSPGQDQQERASQLNEHTTQEASEASKPQDAGEGNRVCKEKEVSVEPSVPAASLVDSTSPVLEASSWKKQVSQDFLETRFKIQQLLEPQQYMVCLPHHIMVKIFRLLPTRSLAVLKCTCRYFKFIIEYYNIRPADSRWVRDPRYREDPCKQCKKKYVKGDVSLCRWHPKPYCQALPYGPGYWMCCHRSQKGFPGCKLGLHDNHWLPACHSFNRALHKKARGSETEEEY; encoded by the coding sequence GGCATCTGTTATGCACCTTAAGCCATACTGGAAACTCCAAAAGAGAGAGCTCCCTCTCGAAGTCAGCAAGGACACCCTGCGAACGCCTGTGAGCCCCCAGAACTCTGTCAGTGATGAAAAGGGCAAAGCTAACTACGTGAAACCAACTGTCTTTCCTCCAGCCTCCCTTGGCAAAGCACCATCTAGAAAACCTTTTGGGATCCTTTCTCCAAATGTTCTGTGCAGTATGAGTGGGAAGAGTCCTGTGGAGAACAGCTTGAATGTGAAAGCCAAAAAGAATGTGCCGTCTGCAACAGTACACCAGAGTGAGGAAGAAGGACTGCCTGGGAGCTGGGCTATCGTCAAGCCTGGGAATACGAAGGAGAAGATTGCATTCTTTGCAGCCCACCAGTGCAGCAGTAGGATGATAGGGTCTATGAAGATCAAGAGCTCCTGGGATATCGATGGGAGAGCcactaaaagaaggaaaaagtcaGGGGATCTTAAGAGAGCCAAGGTGCACTTAGAAAGGATGCGAGAAATCAACGGTCAGTGCTACCAGCCGGAGCCCTTTGCGTGTGGCATCGAGCACTGTTCTGTGCATTATGTCGGTGACAGTGGGGATGGCGTCTATACGGGGCGGCCTCTGTCGGTGATACAGATGGTCGCCTTCCTTGAGCAGAGGGCCACTGCTCTGCTAGCTAGCTGTGCAAAAACCTGCACAAATTCGCCTGCTATTGTGAAGATTACTGGCCAGTCCCGAGGTGTGCCACCTGAGCCCTTCTGTGCTCCAGGAACCTGTGAAGAACCCACGGAAAGAGGGAATTTTGAGGCTGGCAGGCCACAGAGCGAGCCAGTCCGTGTCCTTGACATGGTAGCCAGGCTGGAGTCCGAGTGTCTAAAGCACCAGGGCCAGCGGGAACCTGGGACCCTGTCACGGAATAACAGCTTCCATCGGCATGTCGGCAGGGTGCTGCTCACCAGTGGTGCTCAGGCCAGTGACCAAAAGGAAAAGGGCACCAAAgaagacgacgacgacgacgacgacgacgacgcaCCTGACCTCGAGGTGCATCCCATGCAGTCAGTGTCTGTGAGCGAAGGACCCTCCACAGCTGACTGTTGCTCTGTGAGTGACCAGGCCTGGGATGCTACGTCTCAGGGCTGTCCCTCACTGCCAGCGGGTGTGAGCTTTCATGTGGACAGTGCAGAATTAGAGCCCGGTCAGCAAACAGCTGTGAACAACTGCAGCAGGCATGACATAGAAATGACAGGTGAATTTGAAGAATTGCCCTTTTCTTCTCACACTTGTCTCCAAGCCACCGAATTGCCCACAACTGCTGTCAGCTGTATGAGTAGAGCCCTTGTTCCACTCGGGAGCCACAGTCCTGACCAGAGAAAGGAACCTGTGTGCATCAGCATCACTGTGTGCACAGTAGAGAAAGCCCAGCCTTCTGCTTTAGACCCCCTTGAAGAGCCTCTTCCAGGGATGCTGTTTTTCCTGTCACCGGGACAGGACCAGCAAGAGCGCGCCTCCCAGTTGAACGAACACACAACACAGGAGGCTTCGGAGGCCAGTAAGCCTCAAGATGCTGGTGAGGGCAACCGTGTCTGCAAGGAGAAAGAGGTTTCTGTGGAGCCATCTGTCCCGGCAGCCTCTCTGGTGGACAGTACATCACCAGTGCTTGAGGCATCCAGTTGGAAGAAGCAGGTGTCTCAGGATTTCCTGGAGACCAGGTTTAAAATCCAGCAACTTCTGGAGCCTCAGCAATACATGGTATGCCTGCCTCACCACATCATGGTTAAAATCTTCAGGTTACTCCCCACCAGGAGTTTAGCGGTTCTTAAATGTACCTGCCGCTATTTCAAGTTCATCATCGAATACTACAACATCAGGCCAGCAGATTCTCGGTGGGTTCGAGACCCACGCTATCGAGAAGACCCCTGCAAGCAGTGCAAGAAAAAGTATGTGAAAGGGGACGTGTCCCTGTGCCGGTGGCACCCCAAACCTTACTGCCAGGCCTTGCCGTACGGGCCTGGGTACTGGATGTGCTGCCACCGGTCTCAGAAGGGCTTTCCTGGCTGTAAGCTGGGCCTCCATGACAATCACTGGCTACCCGCCTGCCACAGCTTCAATCGGGCACTCCATAAGAAGGCACGAGGGAGCGAGACGGAAGAGGAGTACTGA
- the Fbxo34 gene encoding F-box only protein 34 isoform X1, translating to MGFGASVGLRRTALSSWSASVLGSESGLPPPPHRAAAAPGQAPAGQKHRASVMHLKPYWKLQKRELPLEVSKDTLRTPVSPQNSVSDEKGKANYVKPTVFPPASLGKAPSRKPFGILSPNVLCSMSGKSPVENSLNVKAKKNVPSATVHQSEEEGLPGSWAIVKPGNTKEKIAFFAAHQCSSRMIGSMKIKSSWDIDGRATKRRKKSGDLKRAKVHLERMREINGQCYQPEPFACGIEHCSVHYVGDSGDGVYTGRPLSVIQMVAFLEQRATALLASCAKTCTNSPAIVKITGQSRGVPPEPFCAPGTCEEPTERGNFEAGRPQSEPVRVLDMVARLESECLKHQGQREPGTLSRNNSFHRHVGRVLLTSGAQASDQKEKGTKEDDDDDDDDDAPDLEVHPMQSVSVSEGPSTADCCSVSDQAWDATSQGCPSLPAGVSFHVDSAELEPGQQTAVNNCSRHDIEMTGEFEELPFSSHTCLQATELPTTAVSCMSRALVPLGSHSPDQRKEPVCISITVCTVEKAQPSALDPLEEPLPGMLFFLSPGQDQQERASQLNEHTTQEASEASKPQDAGEGNRVCKEKEVSVEPSVPAASLVDSTSPVLEASSWKKQVSQDFLETRFKIQQLLEPQQYMVCLPHHIMVKIFRLLPTRSLAVLKCTCRYFKFIIEYYNIRPADSRWVRDPRYREDPCKQCKKKYVKGDVSLCRWHPKPYCQALPYGPGYWMCCHRSQKGFPGCKLGLHDNHWLPACHSFNRALHKKARGSETEEEY from the coding sequence GGCATCTGTTATGCACCTTAAGCCATACTGGAAACTCCAAAAGAGAGAGCTCCCTCTCGAAGTCAGCAAGGACACCCTGCGAACGCCTGTGAGCCCCCAGAACTCTGTCAGTGATGAAAAGGGCAAAGCTAACTACGTGAAACCAACTGTCTTTCCTCCAGCCTCCCTTGGCAAAGCACCATCTAGAAAACCTTTTGGGATCCTTTCTCCAAATGTTCTGTGCAGTATGAGTGGGAAGAGTCCTGTGGAGAACAGCTTGAATGTGAAAGCCAAAAAGAATGTGCCGTCTGCAACAGTACACCAGAGTGAGGAAGAAGGACTGCCTGGGAGCTGGGCTATCGTCAAGCCTGGGAATACGAAGGAGAAGATTGCATTCTTTGCAGCCCACCAGTGCAGCAGTAGGATGATAGGGTCTATGAAGATCAAGAGCTCCTGGGATATCGATGGGAGAGCcactaaaagaaggaaaaagtcaGGGGATCTTAAGAGAGCCAAGGTGCACTTAGAAAGGATGCGAGAAATCAACGGTCAGTGCTACCAGCCGGAGCCCTTTGCGTGTGGCATCGAGCACTGTTCTGTGCATTATGTCGGTGACAGTGGGGATGGCGTCTATACGGGGCGGCCTCTGTCGGTGATACAGATGGTCGCCTTCCTTGAGCAGAGGGCCACTGCTCTGCTAGCTAGCTGTGCAAAAACCTGCACAAATTCGCCTGCTATTGTGAAGATTACTGGCCAGTCCCGAGGTGTGCCACCTGAGCCCTTCTGTGCTCCAGGAACCTGTGAAGAACCCACGGAAAGAGGGAATTTTGAGGCTGGCAGGCCACAGAGCGAGCCAGTCCGTGTCCTTGACATGGTAGCCAGGCTGGAGTCCGAGTGTCTAAAGCACCAGGGCCAGCGGGAACCTGGGACCCTGTCACGGAATAACAGCTTCCATCGGCATGTCGGCAGGGTGCTGCTCACCAGTGGTGCTCAGGCCAGTGACCAAAAGGAAAAGGGCACCAAAgaagacgacgacgacgacgacgacgacgacgcaCCTGACCTCGAGGTGCATCCCATGCAGTCAGTGTCTGTGAGCGAAGGACCCTCCACAGCTGACTGTTGCTCTGTGAGTGACCAGGCCTGGGATGCTACGTCTCAGGGCTGTCCCTCACTGCCAGCGGGTGTGAGCTTTCATGTGGACAGTGCAGAATTAGAGCCCGGTCAGCAAACAGCTGTGAACAACTGCAGCAGGCATGACATAGAAATGACAGGTGAATTTGAAGAATTGCCCTTTTCTTCTCACACTTGTCTCCAAGCCACCGAATTGCCCACAACTGCTGTCAGCTGTATGAGTAGAGCCCTTGTTCCACTCGGGAGCCACAGTCCTGACCAGAGAAAGGAACCTGTGTGCATCAGCATCACTGTGTGCACAGTAGAGAAAGCCCAGCCTTCTGCTTTAGACCCCCTTGAAGAGCCTCTTCCAGGGATGCTGTTTTTCCTGTCACCGGGACAGGACCAGCAAGAGCGCGCCTCCCAGTTGAACGAACACACAACACAGGAGGCTTCGGAGGCCAGTAAGCCTCAAGATGCTGGTGAGGGCAACCGTGTCTGCAAGGAGAAAGAGGTTTCTGTGGAGCCATCTGTCCCGGCAGCCTCTCTGGTGGACAGTACATCACCAGTGCTTGAGGCATCCAGTTGGAAGAAGCAGGTGTCTCAGGATTTCCTGGAGACCAGGTTTAAAATCCAGCAACTTCTGGAGCCTCAGCAATACATGGTATGCCTGCCTCACCACATCATGGTTAAAATCTTCAGGTTACTCCCCACCAGGAGTTTAGCGGTTCTTAAATGTACCTGCCGCTATTTCAAGTTCATCATCGAATACTACAACATCAGGCCAGCAGATTCTCGGTGGGTTCGAGACCCACGCTATCGAGAAGACCCCTGCAAGCAGTGCAAGAAAAAGTATGTGAAAGGGGACGTGTCCCTGTGCCGGTGGCACCCCAAACCTTACTGCCAGGCCTTGCCGTACGGGCCTGGGTACTGGATGTGCTGCCACCGGTCTCAGAAGGGCTTTCCTGGCTGTAAGCTGGGCCTCCATGACAATCACTGGCTACCCGCCTGCCACAGCTTCAATCGGGCACTCCATAAGAAGGCACGAGGGAGCGAGACGGAAGAGGAGTACTGA